Proteins found in one Lutimonas zeaxanthinifaciens genomic segment:
- a CDS encoding O-methyltransferase: MNDSNILNRPEIHAEIEAKCSEIGFTMPSDLYTGSLLKTLVSSKPGCNLLELGTGIGLSLSWMVDGMDDMSRIISVDNDSKLTEIVEKFFANDRRVDIVCEDGSKWIKNYNGEKFDLIFADAWPGKYSEIEEVLELVNIGGLYIIDDMILQPNWPEGHQENVKHLIEYLEKREDFNLTKMNWSTGIIVASKKF, from the coding sequence ATGAACGATTCAAATATATTGAACAGACCCGAAATCCATGCGGAAATAGAGGCGAAATGCTCTGAAATTGGCTTTACCATGCCATCAGACCTTTATACAGGATCTCTTTTGAAGACATTAGTAAGTTCAAAACCCGGGTGCAATCTTCTTGAATTGGGGACCGGAATAGGTTTATCCTTATCCTGGATGGTTGACGGGATGGATGACATGTCCAGAATTATCTCGGTTGATAATGATTCGAAATTAACCGAAATAGTTGAGAAATTCTTCGCAAACGACAGAAGGGTTGATATAGTTTGCGAGGATGGCTCGAAATGGATAAAAAATTATAATGGCGAAAAATTCGATCTGATATTTGCAGATGCCTGGCCTGGCAAATACAGCGAGATAGAAGAAGTTCTTGAGTTGGTTAATATTGGTGGACTTTACATTATTGACGACATGATATTGCAGCCTAACTGGCCCGAAGGTCATCAGGAGAATGTAAAGCACCTTATTGAATATCTTGAAAAACGAGAAGATTTTAACCTGACAAAAATGAATTGGTCAACGGGTATAATTGTTGCATCTAAAAAGTTTTAA
- a CDS encoding chlorophyllase/cutinase-like alpha/beta fold protein, with amino-acid sequence MQYLEILMLLASVFYIVFNRPVNKRLSKPYVVGLLIIILLVHLLFEGSRWQMIPAYFIWLIALITALRRADATPSTLVFVLKTVGLFILLALSVLLPSVLPVFKLPEPTGTYIVGTKDIHLELDRDEVITVDPSDKRNLMIKAWYPSTENGAEKDPYVDKAGRNGFAQKYGLPVSFLNYLDKVDTHVFRNVPIADGSFPVLIFSHGYNSKANGYYALLSEIASQGYVVFALNHTYESTGTSFPDGAEAYFDYAYADKIQKDTWHLMEPVIESFKSDLSFENRHSIVQKGLRDYFVKDMVERWARDIIDVDKKLDNWNNSGFFKGSLDVSKVGVFGHSRGGGAAGHSLLMESRIKAGINLDGVQWGKIVDTTFQKPFLFLSADWPAEHENLNQHAYINKSSSVFYEGIISQTGHSNFMDIPLMVPLNSLSQAGNIDPLYGLEISNKVVTYFFDKHLKNRELDMGELSSKYEELDITVYKGDSLSSVSNLKQTSEEE; translated from the coding sequence ATGCAATATCTGGAAATACTAATGCTTCTGGCATCCGTTTTTTACATCGTTTTCAATCGTCCTGTCAACAAAAGGCTGAGCAAACCCTATGTGGTCGGTTTGCTGATCATCATACTACTTGTACATCTTTTATTTGAGGGATCACGCTGGCAAATGATACCGGCCTATTTCATTTGGCTGATTGCTCTAATCACAGCCTTAAGAAGGGCGGATGCAACACCTTCAACCCTGGTGTTTGTTCTTAAAACCGTTGGTCTATTTATTCTTTTGGCCTTGTCTGTATTGCTTCCCTCTGTGTTGCCCGTTTTTAAGTTACCGGAACCAACAGGGACCTATATCGTAGGAACAAAGGACATCCATCTCGAACTGGATCGCGATGAGGTAATTACAGTTGACCCATCGGATAAGAGAAACCTGATGATAAAAGCCTGGTATCCATCAACTGAAAATGGAGCTGAAAAGGATCCATATGTAGACAAAGCGGGAAGAAATGGCTTTGCGCAAAAATATGGCCTGCCGGTTTCATTTCTAAATTATCTGGATAAGGTCGACACCCATGTTTTTAGAAATGTTCCCATTGCGGACGGATCCTTTCCTGTTTTGATATTTTCTCATGGATACAATTCAAAAGCCAATGGGTACTATGCCTTGCTATCTGAAATTGCCAGTCAGGGATATGTTGTATTTGCACTTAATCATACCTATGAAAGTACTGGCACTTCTTTCCCTGATGGAGCTGAGGCATATTTTGATTATGCTTATGCTGATAAGATTCAGAAAGATACCTGGCACCTGATGGAGCCCGTTATAGAATCCTTTAAAAGTGATCTTTCATTTGAAAATCGTCATAGCATTGTACAGAAAGGTTTAAGGGACTATTTTGTAAAAGACATGGTGGAGCGATGGGCAAGGGACATTATTGATGTGGACAAAAAACTGGATAACTGGAATAACTCCGGATTTTTTAAAGGAAGCCTCGATGTTTCAAAAGTTGGTGTTTTTGGTCATTCCAGAGGAGGTGGAGCGGCTGGTCATTCCCTGCTCATGGAAAGCAGAATAAAGGCAGGCATTAATCTGGATGGGGTTCAGTGGGGCAAGATTGTTGATACAACCTTTCAGAAACCATTTCTGTTCTTATCCGCGGACTGGCCTGCGGAACACGAGAATTTAAATCAACATGCCTATATTAATAAGAGTTCTTCTGTTTTTTATGAAGGTATAATCTCGCAAACGGGCCATAGTAATTTTATGGACATTCCATTGATGGTTCCTTTAAATTCCTTGAGTCAGGCCGGTAATATAGACCCTCTCTATGGCCTTGAGATATCGAATAAGGTTGTTACTTATTTTTTTGATAAACACTTAAAGAATAGAGAGTTGGATATGGGGGAATTAAGTTCGAAATATGAAGAGCTGGATATCACGGTATATAAGGGAGATTCCTTATCTTCAGTTTCGAATTTGAAACAAACTTCTGAGGAAGAATAA
- a CDS encoding DinB family protein, translating to MRSEVLLADLVEMTQDILTRTEKFLDLSEEALNFKQDKDKWSALECLKHLNICGAFYIAEIRNSIQKSKRSGETQFRSGWFGNFFAKSMLPDEKMKKVKTFKSMNPVNSKLDKSVLEEFRNQQNSLLELLDQAKGASLTANKTGIYVSKWIRIRLGDSFRVVIYHNLRHIIQAERAIRKTN from the coding sequence ATGAGATCAGAAGTATTACTGGCAGATTTGGTTGAGATGACTCAGGATATTTTAACACGTACTGAAAAGTTTTTGGATCTTTCGGAAGAAGCGTTGAATTTTAAACAGGATAAAGATAAATGGAGTGCTTTGGAGTGCCTGAAACATTTGAATATTTGTGGCGCATTCTATATTGCAGAGATCAGGAACTCCATACAGAAATCCAAAAGATCCGGGGAGACTCAATTCAGAAGTGGATGGTTTGGAAACTTTTTTGCCAAAAGCATGCTTCCTGATGAAAAAATGAAAAAAGTCAAAACCTTTAAATCGATGAACCCGGTCAATAGCAAACTGGATAAATCCGTACTTGAAGAGTTTCGAAATCAACAAAATTCTTTACTTGAGTTATTGGATCAAGCTAAAGGAGCAAGCCTGACAGCTAATAAGACAGGTATTTATGTTTCTAAATGGATTAGAATCAGATTGGGCGATTCTTTTAGGGTTGTAATCTACCATAATTTGAGACATATCATTCAGGCTGAGAGAGCAATCCGCAAAACAAACTAA